The Rhizoctonia solani chromosome 4, complete sequence genome contains a region encoding:
- a CDS encoding DnaJ domain protein, protein MSSAFPNYYELLHLSPTATTDEIRTAYKKESLRTHPDRLGNATQEEKRAATEKFQAVADAYYVLSDPVRRKEYDTLFAQRTSHFTTDPGASESFFAQFANLFTGGGSSEPPPHRPDPEGVFGDVFEDLLRPEVEKHASWWTYLGAASGAGLGYIIANIPGMIMGGYAGNRLGAIRDAKGKPVAVVFSQLGGSQKAEILKILAIKVLGSI, encoded by the exons ATGTCTTCGGCATTCCCCAACTACTATGAACTCTTGCATCTTTCCCCTACCGCAACGACCGATGAGATTCGTACTGCGTATAAGAAGGAAAGTTTGAG GACACATCCCGATCGGTTGGGAAACGCGACACAGGAAGAGAAACGTGCAGCCACGGAGAAGTTCCAG GCTGTCGCAGATGCATACTACGTTCTCTCTGATCCTGTTCGACGCAAAGAATATGATACCCTATTCGCCCAACGCACATCACACTTTACTACCGACCCAGGTGCCTCAGAGTCCTTCTTCGCCCAATTTGCTAATCT GTTCACTGGTGGTGGATCGAGCGAGCCTCCTCCACATCGTCCAGATCCTGAAGGCGTTTTTGGAGATGTGTTTGAAGACTTGTTACGTCCCGAGGTAGAGAAACATGCTAGCTGGTGGACATACCTCGGGGCCGCAAGCGGTGCTGGGCTGGGGTACATCATTGCAAATATTCCTGGCA TGATCATGGGCGGGTATGCTGGGAATCGATTGGGTGCTATTCGTGATGCGAAAGGCAAACCCGTTGCAGTGGTTTTCTCACAGCTCGGAGGAAGCCAGAAGGCAGAG ATCTTGAAAATCCTTGCCATCAAAGTGTTGGGGTCAATCTAA
- a CDS encoding pectinesterase, with protein sequence MRFSNRLISSVSLLSVISSVGALASPPPKAITVGKNGKYASLSQALEDTSGNIYFVYAGTYTEQVIIDRPNIKVYGQTFEDDLTYASNQATITNNVPASTAGSNDASGTIRIRPSATGVSIYNLNVANTYGKPVAQSQAIALSVQAGQFGCYGCKIAGYQDTLLANVGAQFYGKNFIEGAVDFIFGQRASIWVTDSTLNTIGDGYITASGRSTNDNTYYVINNSKITGKGNQYLGRPWRNFARVIVQNTNIGSHVVAAGWSQWSTSTPNTDNILFGEYNNSGEGSWKTGRAPFATKLSASISISTASGSTSWIDSAYL encoded by the exons CCACCTAAAGCGATCACCGTTGGCAAAAACGGTAAATACGCCAGCTTATCGCAGGCCCTTGAAGATACCTCGGG TAATATTTACTTTGTCTATGCGGGTACATATACCGAGCAGGTAATTATTGACCGCCCTAACATTAAGG TCTACGGCCAAACTTTCGAAGATGATTTAACTTACGCTTCAAACCAAGCAACTATTACAAATAATGTACCAGCCTCAACGGCAGGTAGTAACGATGCAAGCGGCACCATTCGTATTCGACCCAGTGCCACCGGCGTCAG CATTTACAATTTGAATGTCGCCAATACATATGGCAAGCCTGTTGCCCAATCACAGGCCATTGCTCTCTCGGTCCAAGCAGGTCAATTTGGCTGCTATGGCTGCAAAATAGCTGGGTATCAAGATACACTTTTAGCTAACGTGGGCGCCCAGTTCTATGGAAAGAACTTCATTGAGGG AGCCGTCGACTTTATATTCGGCCAGCGGGCATCAATCTGGGTCACCGATTCAACGTTAAACACCATAGGTGACGGCTATATCACTGCATCGGGGCGTTCGACGAACGACAACACCTACTACGTCATCAACAATAGCAAGATTACTGGGAAAGGAAATCAGTACTTAGGACGGCCTTGGAG AAATTTCGCTCGTGTTATTGTTCAAAATACCAACATTGGCTCCCATGTCGTTGCTGCAGGGTGGTCC CAATGGTCTACCTCGACCCCAAACACCGATAACATACTATTTGGAGAATACAACAATTCTGGTGAGGGCTCATGGAAGACCGGGCGAGCCCCATTTGCTACGAAGCTCTCCGCTAGCATTTCCATTTCGACTGCTTCGGGAAGCACCAGCTGGATAGATTCAGCATATCTGTAA